Genomic window (Drosophila sechellia strain sech25 unplaced genomic scaffold, ASM438219v1 U_169, whole genome shotgun sequence):
TAACACTTTAAGTGCTTAGCTTTCGCTTAGTTGTCATTTTTAACAATTAGCTTTGGTTCATTTAACCACAAAATCCGCGAGTAATTAAGCATATTATTTCCGATTTAAGGGAGATGAATAATAAAGCCCTTCAATCTGATTTTACtggaatatacaaaaaaacGTTTGATTACATATATAAGAAATTAGTTTCGAATTTTTTtctaattaataaaaaataataaaaacctaAAAACGTACTATTCTAACAATAATAAGGTCCGATAACCATAATTCTCCATTCTCCACAAACTCAATTTTCAGGGTAATCAATCCTCGTTGTAAAGCAATTGCaggtatttttttatttctcgAGTATTTGAATGTGAAACGTCAGCAGCATTTCGACACGGCTTGCCTTTATGGCCCAGACCTGGAAATTGGTAACTGGCAACTCTCTTTGACTCACTCTTCGCCAGGACTCCGACTGCCGTCCTTCTTATCCTTTGTCCTTATTCCTAGCTCCAACTCTTTGCGAAAACGAGAATAAAAAACGGGCCGGCTTTGAGCGGCGGCTCTGTTTCATTTGGTAGCCATAGATCCTGGCCGGAGTGCAATTTGTCTTGTTTCAGGCAGATTCCGATAGGATAGTCAATGGATTGAGCCCACTTACATTTCTGTTATTCCAACGGCGTTCATGTtggtgtggttgttgttgctctgaCGGCTTTGACTTTGCTGTTGTCACTCGACATTCCAATTGGAAGGGGGCACAAAACTGAGGAGCGAGCAGATTACCGTTATAAGcccagagagagagagagagtgaaagAACCTGCCAGTCAAACGGTAACTCCTCAATTAGACTTGGACAGTGACGGCGGCTGCCAAGGAATATCTTAGGGGTATTTTTCGCCATTaactaattttaattgttaGATTCCTCACAAATCACAGAGATGTCAAAAACAATGCAACAATAATTTCCATCATTTCAAACCAAAAGAAACCTCGCCATGTTTACAGTAGATAAAAACTGTTCAAATAGTGCTTTTTCAAAAgttaaatgattaattatcattttgaattttttattaccATAGTTTAGGTTGTTACTTTGCGTAGCCGCTATTTCTCTATACCATCCTGTTCAAAGCCTCCATTGGTGATTTATGGCCCCCGATCCCGATCCGAGCGGAAAATGCAGCTAAGTGAAACAGCACGGGAGATAACAGCTTAAGCCGATTTCGAGCCCTGTATTTATTTGGCACGCCAACTTTTTAGCTAAGTGCAAAACAATTTACCTAAATTCCCacagcacacacaaacgcacccacacacatgtACAAACACATACACTTACGCACTAAAGccacacaaatacacacatGTTTGCTTAATTGCTCCCCCGGcgcctttgttgtttttgttaccCTTACTGTTTTTGGTTGTGAgctagttgttgttgttgctgttgttgttgttgttgcaccgCTCGAAAAGCCTTCCAAAGCAGCTCTGCACTCCTGCGGTATCTGGTTTTTTGCATATAATACCCTGTAATTGAGGACAGGGGAGTGCACAGAATGCACCAGCAATGTAGCAATCAACTGGCATTATGCAAGCTCTCATATTTCTTTATTGGGCTTGTGGCCAACGAGATATTTTGTTAGGCCCTTTGATAAAATCAGTTCGAATCAATCAAAataaagtgttttttttttgcccaagAAAGAAAACTcgaatgtttttattatatgtCTGGCTTAACATTACTGACACCATAACTAACTATGCTACATTTTTTTTACCTAATTATATTttggaatttaaaaaaacaatattaattGATTAACTATTTTTTCGTAGATGTTATTGTCATGTTAACTAGTTTGTGTAGTTATCTTGAggcatttatatatatattacttaaAATTCGCTAGGATTTTTCCAGGGTACTCGCGCCTTTGCAATCAAAAGGCGAAGCAGTGGCTTAAACTTTCCCCCAGTTGTTTTATTATGCTAATGCAGCGAGCGCCGAGGTAACTCCCACCTGCCGCGTAGTCATGTGTGTTGATTGGCGCCATCTAGCGGCAACCCCTGCATTCCGTGCACCCCGAAAACCCTCTTTTGAAAAGGGGGCAAGTTTAGTGGTGGAGCGGATGGGAGGGGGCATGTTTGCTGGGCTGGAGCTTAACAAACGTAAAACAATAGCGTCTTGTAGCAACTGGAAACTGAAAACCAAAAACTGTGCCAGCAAGTGCATTTGTGTAATGCCTTCTAAGCGGCATCAGACTAAGCCAAAAGTTTGATGTGGAAGCCAATGGCTTGAACACCTTGTGAAATATTAAAAGGACGCTGtcggaaaataaacaaatgccGAGCAGAATTTAAAAGCACGTCAAAGTCTTTGGGTTCGTTTGCCTGGGAACTTCAGCAGACtgtgaaatgaaataattatgAGCGATAAATTTGCCGGCGTCTTGGAAAAATTGTCGCTGAAAAGCGGGATCTGGTAGATGTTGGTAAGGGGAGAGGGGGTTGGTGTAGTATCGTCTGCGTTGATAATGAGCCGTGAGATGGAGGCCGGTTGTTCGGGCAACGTCGTTGCCGCCGCTCAAACGCCAAGGCACAGGCAATTATGCAGGGCAAAAAATATTCCGAATTTCTAATTGGATCGATTCGAATGGCGGTCCATTAAAAATTCACAAGAATCTCGCTTTGCGTCGGGGCTAATTCAATTTAAAGGTCTCCCCCCGCCCAGCCAAACCCACCGGCAGCCGAAAACTCCGGATCGAGCTCATATTTTATCGGGCCTGTCGTCTGGCTGCAGTTGCACGTGCCAATCCACTCCGGCGGCGTCGGGAGCTGGAAGTTGGGAGTTGGATGTTGGGAGTCGGTAGGAGGAGACGTATCCACCGGATAGCACTTTTATCGGAGCGCGTAAATTTCAACACGGACGACATCGCCTCGCAcagatttattttatttacagcGGCCGAAAGGAAAAGCTGTTTGGCAAGCCAGGAAGGAGCTGGCTCcccctttaatataatttcaattatCGCCTGTTGGCTGCTGGCCATAAATTAAGTTAAAATCTGAGACGCTGCAGGTTGCGCTGATTGCATGTGAAAAATATTCCCCTTTCCGTGGCTCTTTTAATTAAGTGCAAATGCGAAAGTTATGAACTCGAGTTTCGGTTTTCGGCCAAACTTTTCTATCTCTCCTTCCGCACATTGAACCCTTTGAGAACGATTATCTGGGCACACAAATTTCATTCGATCCGCAAACTTTGGGCCAACCAAAAGTACGGCAAAAATAAAGGGGCAAGAATACGAACAAATTGTCATATTGCTGACTGCTGCTGAACGGGCCAAAAGTCCAAACTTTGGCAGCACCAACAACAAGTGACTGCTAACAAACGGAAACAAACAGCTGCATTAGCAGCCGCAAATCAGCGGCAATcacagcaactgcaacaaatgcaacaacggcaacaacacagccagcaaacaacaaacagcaaacaacaaGCAGCAAAcagacaacagcaacaaacaaaGTTGAGCACACTCACTTAAAAATTCCAAACACAAAAGCGGAAATATGCAAAAGCTTGGACTAGCaataaaccaaacaaaaaactgGGCACACTTCGAGGCAAGCAATACCCTTGGAGCTTATATTTTTCATGAGATAGTAAAACATACTATATaagaattaaatgaaaatttattttttattttttatgcatAATGCATTCATACTAAAGTAAAAAATGGAAGTCAAAAAGGTATGTGTAATGTATGGCGGATCTTCCCTACTTGTATATAGAAATACTAATAAAAGTTACATGCTGAtagattaaaaataattaaaatttattttgttgcctATTTACAGAATATTCAAGTGTAAAGCTCTCAGCAGCCATCTAAGTCCTGATACCTTAAGGAGAGAGTATAAAACGTTGGGAACGAGAGGAACGACAACGGAAATGACACAGCCACCATGTTGGCCAACTTGTTGTTACCACTGTCCGTGAATGCAGTAGTGGTAGTTGCCACTGCTGGCTTTTTGCTAGATGTGCTTGTTTGTCGCTTTGAAACGAGCTGTTAACGAGCCGAACACGCCGTGTTCGCAGATGCAGGTGAGAGATGGGGGCCAGGAAGCGGTGGAACAGAATGGATGGATAAGAACTTGAAGGAAACTGGCTAGGCTAAAGGATTTTCCACCTTCAACTTCGAGTGGCCAGGTGCTTGCGAGTGGCGAGTGTGAGCTACGGCAAATTAGTGATAATGAATAATTTCCCACAGCGATAATTAAGGGCatcattaaaaatgtttgccggCGACGAAATTGCGTTCGTCTAGTACTAAACGCTTTTCCAATTACCGCAGCATACAGGGCAGAAGTCATTTTCCGCTTGCATGTCCACAATCCCCCAATCCGCCCGCATTTCCGTGGCAAGTGCAGCAGATAGTGCCGCAAAACGAGCCACACAGCCCACTTCGCCCCACTCCCGATCCCGGTGTCCACTGCTCGAAGCTCCCTTTCACGGGGAGATGCAtccacttttcacttttcagtTGGCCACTCGGCCGTGTCGCTTATCCATCCCAGACCAACAATGCCAATGGTCGATTTCGGGCTGCAAGCTGCCGTCATATTTCTGCCATGGGAACTGCCAGCGATCACTGAAAGAAATTCTTCCTAACATTTGAATTTAACTGAGCAAAAGGACGTTTTTGCAATCTAGGGGGATATTTTATTAGCTGGTTCTGGTGTAAGGTCTATCATTTTTCTATAtgcttaaaataaattgtgataGAAATAACTAGTATATCTCGTTCTTAAAGGAACACTACAAATATATTAAGTACTTCTACTAGAAAAAATCTAAAACGTAGTTAAACGCGGTATAGCGACTAATAATACTAAGATTGGTAGCCAAGTACTTCAAATGGCTTCTTAGTTTGCAAtctaattacaaaaatgaGCAATTGATCTACAAATTTGAAGTGGAATACGTAAATTTTACGCTATATCCCTACTATTGAAAGAATATAATTCTACGTTTTTTTACCCCATTTCGCCCAGTGTACTCCACACTTTAGGTCCCAGTCATGCGGGGTTTTTGTGGCTTTCGCGTGTCGTGCAGAATGCGATTTTGATGTTTGCAGCGACACGTGCGCTGCAAACCCAAGGATGAAGTGATTCCCTTTCCACTGGCTGCGCATCATTTTAATggccaaattatttgcttaaatCCATTCGGTGGATCAGCAACTCTACCACCAGGGCACAGCCCGCAAACGCGACGCCAAAGGCCAGGACGAAGAGGGCGCCGGCTATGTTGCGCACATCCAATGCCCGGGGAGCTGCCTTGACCTTGTGCCCATTTGCCAGATCCATCAGCACTTCTTGCTTCTTCTTGTCCATGTACTTGTCAATAAACTGAAGGGAAAAAGGACTATGAAATATGTAACATTTCTACGGGTTCCAATCAAAGGGGAATAGATGTAAACtttcttaaaaaaaacttaatcTTATTATGATTaacttataaaattatatacgTCTAAGAAGAACTAGGCTTGGAAAATTCTTAGAGTTGAACAAATAATTACCTCTAGCTCCCAGTGAAAATATAGTCCAGTTTCCTGACAGGTTCTTATATGTTTGTTCAATTCAGGCATTAAGATCCAGCCTCTTATCGAAACAGCCCGCGTATAATCAAAATACAGATCATCGTGCAAAACCTAAAACAGAAACCGGACTTTAAAACAAGAGATAACGATGTGGTAgatttcctcgactatcagatacctttTACTCAGCATTTCAGAGTGCGGGGGAGAAAAATGATACAACCAAAATTGTGGGTACCAATTATTGTCGACCGGTCATACGGACAGACTGACGGACATTGCCGGATCGACAGATcctgatcaaaaataaaatctaaCATATCTATGAGTAACTAGTATAATCATaagaaaaatttaatatttacaataCGATTTTCCAAGGCCTCTTTGGACACATAATCGCCCACGGAAAGAGATCCCGAAGACAAACGCTCGATCCCGAATCCATAATTGGGCATGAAACTGACATTCGACAAGTAGCTGTAGTCGTGCACCTCAAAGTTCCGGGCCAGAATCTGCTCCGTTTCCAGATCGGAACTCTGCACCGTGTGCACCCAGATAATGGATGGAGCTGACCACTTCCAGCCCGTCTGGGCCCATTTCTCGATCGTATCCACGGGTGCGGAGTAGAAGGGAAAGGTCAGCATCGACTTGAGTTGCCCACTGTAAATGTTCTCCAAAGTAATTGTGGCACATAAAATTGTGGCTAGGAAAAATCGAGGGGCAAAACGATCGAAGCTAAAAAGGAGCAAGTAGAAAATAATAGTAATccttaatttaatattaattttcaagTTCTACCTCAGAGGAGCCGATGGCTGCTGAATAAATAGAGCAAATATATCCAGCATGGATTTCTCGAGCTTTCTGCTATGATGAAACTTAACCTGGGTTCCAGAAAAGCGTAGGCGATAACTGACATACTTCATGAAGTACAAAAAGGTGCCGCAAATCACTAAAGTTGAGATAAGCATCAGCCAAGTTCGATTATTAAAGGGCATAATATTAGTGCGCCAGCTGGGTAGGGGCCTAAAACATAAACTAAATTTTACTTTATGGTATCACTTAGGCAAAGTGAAACCCACGCTGGAGCAGGACCCAGGATGGTCACCGAAGAACGGGCTATGGTGTGCGAGGTCTCCGTGATTCCATCATACCAATTGTAGATGCATCCAATGGCCATTTCCACGCGCTGCTCGTAGATATCCCCCAGCATGCCATCGCTGGATTCATTGTCGTAAATTCCGCCCCAGTTGTCGGCTCCATCTGTAAGGAATTCAATGTtacatatatgttttatatttttgattaattaCAATGACTTACAGGCCTCTACCCTCAGGTGGCAATTGTGCACCTGGCAGAAGGTCTTCATCACATTTGCCTCGGCGCCGTCGAAGGTGAGCGAACGATTGGCCAAGTGCGGATGGATGGGATCTACGTCGCCCTCGCCAGCGGGCTGCAATGGGTTAACGTTTATTGGTTAACTATTACCGACAATTAAAGTGCCTTTGCTAATTTCGTTAATGGTCTGGTTGTAGCCCACGCCCATTGCCAGCTCCAGACCAGCAAAAACCCAATCTCCAGTTGGGAACACAAAGTAGCATTCAAATGGACATCGACACTTGGCTCGTCGGGCGGCAATTAAATGGAAACACGTAATTTAAATCAATGTTGGGGCTGAGCAGGATCCAAAGCCAAGCCCCAAACAAAACCACACTCACATGCTTGTGGCTGTTTGCCTCTCCGTGAGTGTGAATaagtgtgagtgagtgtgagTAAGGCATTGGTGTTGGTGTTAGTGTTTGGCTGGGCGTGCGTGTGTTCACAAATGTGCAAATGTCCTTAGGCAAACAATTGAGTGCGAACAAAACTTTTGCCAAATGACAACAAAAGCTCCTTTCTTTTTTGTCCTTTCTGTGGTAACAATGGGATAACAGGGATAAGTACTCAGTCTGAAAAAATACCTGAACAAGATTAGATGGTAATGTTGTAATTGAGTTACTTTTAAGTATTAGCTAGAATAATAATAGTCACTCAATAATCTAATTAGCAAAgtaatacaaatttaaatgtaattttaggTGTAAAAATACCTAAGCATAGGAcggaatacatttttttattagtGATTAAATGCCATTTTTGCAGTTTTACAGATACAGTGCCTTTTGCGCTTGGACAATTCATAGAGACGAGTCCTGGCAACTCCCAGCAGTGATTACCACGGACTTGGCACCGCAGCACAACATGTGCTTACATTTTAGTTGCCGAAGTCGTTGCCCGCAAGGACAACAAAGGAAAATAACTAAGCACCCACACAAACACCCACAATCCTCGCACATACACGCAAACAtacaaatttggccaatggGGCCACCACTGAACATTTATTCACGATGAGTTCGCACAGTGAGTCCGACTAATCCAAAGACAACGATGTGAATGAGTCTGATGAAGATGAGGAGTCCTCAACATTCTGGAAGCTGATGAGGGGCGAGGCGGGGTGAGGTAAATGGGAGCAAGGACGACCAATTGGCTTTGCTTAATGTTGGCGTGCAAATCTCTGGCATTTTGGTAAAGCTGGCTGGACATCAAGAAGGCACGGAAAAAAACCTGACCACTTTGTATTTCCCTTCTGGGAAATAACTACACAACATTACCAGTTAGAGCAAcgaaatacatatttatataaattgcaaaaactcaaaattaaattttacataataataatattttttaaaatttaatttaatttaactaaAATTTACTATAGTTtagaaaatttttaaaaagtaaCCTAGAATTGCTCACTATTTTTCGAATCCTTGCTTTACTATTTTGGCGATATAAAACGAATGcgatttctctcagtgctgCATAGGCAACAACAAACGATAAATATAAACTTAACCGGCAATTACTTACCACATAATTAGTAATCGTATATGGGACATAAGTAATGGAGCCAACGAGCAGGCTGCGGCGCTGCAGATTGAGCAGCTTGTTGGGATAAAGTTCGACCCGGTTGGCAAAAGTTTCGTTCGGCAAGAATGCGTCCAGGAGCAGGGCATCCAAATTACCAACGGCACCGACAAACTTTTGTGTCCACAGCTCGAAATTGATGTCGCGGTAGGACGAAGTGGTTttggctcctgctcctccttcgCCGTCGTCCTTGTTTCTCGTGTTTACCGATGCGCCTCCTCCGCGCCTGGGGTCCTCTGGTTGGGGTCCTGTTGTGGGTCCTGTTGGCACTGCTCCTGCCTCCGTTTTCGTTCCAGGTCGGATCATCAGATGGTGAGGGTAGACTAAAGCGCATTACAGCGATTTCCCGATGTCGGACAAGCAGAAAAAACAATCGGGCAGGGGATATAAAAAGAACACGGATTTCTTTTAGAAATGGAAAGATATCGAATAAGGTTTACCTAGTATTAAGGTATTATTTATAAGAATATAAATCAGAATCTGAGCTCTCTGAATGGTGTTATAAGTCATAAGTATTTGTGTCTGAAGACCACATTTCATTATCAATTAATTCAGTGAATGTGATAaccagtcagccagtcagaaAACAATGAACAAATCAACTCTCCATGTCCAAATTGCCCAAGTTTACAATCGAACACGGCACTGTGGAGTGTTGAAATTATTGTCAAGTGCTGAAGTTTGATCAACTGGCCACGAATGTCCTGCGGCTGTTTCACCACCATGTTTACGCGAGGCTCGCCGCTCGTTGGCGGCCCAAAGGAAACTTTTCAAGTTTGAGTtgttttgccacgcccccagggAGGTGGCGGAAAGCCACCGCTTTAGCTAATAAATTGATGCTGACGGGGTAGCATGAACCGCGTGGAACATGACAGGAACACTCAATTGAAACGGCTTATTCATAGTGTCTTTATGAGCAACTATAAGCCGTACTCACACTGCAGTATATCCATGCAGAGCAATTCCGCAGGGCTTTCGTCCTCGCACAGGAACAAATATCGCTTGTCCTTGAGTCGCACATTTGCATTGCGAGTGGCGTAGTATCGGGCGTGAATAAAGTGCTGCGTCTGCGATAAGATCGTAATGAATCCCTAAATAAGAAAGCCatgataaacatttttttttttttttttttttttttttttttttttaattttttttattatttattgaatcttccctttgtgttaagagactaacaataagtgttcaaatcttaatctaacttaattaactttcacttagtgatagtttttttttttttttttttttttttttttttcattaatgCCCTAATAAGTTTATTGCTGGGCTGGGAGGTCGTTGCGGTGCAGCCGGCTTTGACTGCATACTCGGATTAGTTTTCTTGCGAGGGGATTTGTATGGGTGGTCAGCTTTTCGTTATACTTCGTTTTTTTCTCAGCTATTACTTCGAttactaatttgatttttaggtcTCTGTGTATGTTTTCGTTTCGAAGGTACCACGGCGCTCCAGTGATAATTCTCAGAATTCTTGTCTGTGCTCGCTGAATAATGTCTATGTTACTTCTGGATGCGTTGCCCCACAGCTCGGAGCCATAAGTCCAGATAGGTTTTAAGACGGAGTTGTATAGAAGAGCTTTGAACTCCAGACTAAGTGGAGAGCGAGCATTTATGAGCCAGTGGAGGTTCCTTGCTTTAAGTTTAAGATGTTTCGATTTGGCTTCTATATGTTTGCGCCAAGTGAGCCGCCTGTCCAGATGAACTCCCAGATATGTTACCTCGTCGGCTTGTGGAATGCATATGTTATTCAAGACCAGTGGTGggcatgtttgtttgtttaaggtAAAGGTAacctgcttgcatttttgaacatttattgaaattctcCAGTCGGCAAGCCATCGTTCTACAGATGTTAAGTGTCGGGATAGGAGTGCCGTGGCTTTTATTGGGCATTTCGAGCGACTGAGTATCGCGGTATCATCAGCGAACGTGGAGGTTGTTAGATTGTAGTCTATGGGGAAATCCGCCGTATACAGGGTGTATAAGATTGGACCCAGTACACTGCCTTGCGGCACTCCAGCTTCGATTGCGCAATCGCGTGAAGTGCTTGTATCGCATCTTATTGCAAACACTCTGTTATATAGGTATGACTTCAGTAGCTTATGTGTGTTTTGGGGCAACAgcttgattattttaaacaaaagtccATCGAGCCAcactctgtcaaatgcctgcGCGACGTCTAGAAAAATGGCTGTGCAGTATTCTCGATGTTCAAAAGCAGTACGAATTTCTGACGTGATTCGGTTGACCTGTTCGATGGTTCCATGTTTTTCTCTAAAGCCAAATTGATGTGTTGGAAGTGTGTTGTTTATTCTAAGATGAGGGCTAATCCGAAGGAGTAGCATTTTTTCAAACAGCTTTGAAAGACATGTTAATAAGCTTATCGGTCTATATGATGATGGCTGCGTTTTATCTTTTCctggctttggaatcattactATGGTcgactttttccatttttgaggGAAGTATCCAAGCTTGGCGATTGCGTTGAACAACAGGCAGATGTGAAGAATAGCACACTTTGGGAGTTCGATGAGCATTCTTGGAGTTATTAGGTCGTAGCCAGGCGATTTTCTTGGGTTCAGTTGCTCTTTGATAACCTTTGCTAGTTCACATGGTCGGAATTCAAAGGGTTCTTGAGGATCTAGATTGGCTGCTATTAAAGGAGGGAGAATAAATGTGTTGGTAGAGGGATTTGGTCGgaatacattttgtaaatgGTCAGCGAAAGCACTGGCTCTTTCTTCATCACTTCGAAACCAAGTGCCAGAGGGACTTCGGAGTGGCATAATTGGCGCTATTGGAGTCTTTAGGTTTCTGTGAGCTCTCCAAAGAGGGTACTTAGTGCTGGTGGGAGAGAGTTGCTCGATATATGAACGTTGGCTGTTTTTTTCCTCTTGTTTGAGAGCATTGGTAAGCCTGCGTGTGGCTATCTTAAGCATGTGCTTAGTAATTGGTGATCTATTAGACTGCCAATCCCTTCGTAGGCGTCGTTTATCTAATACCAGCCGCTCGATTTCGCGATTAGTTTTGATGTAGTTTGGTTTTGCATACGTCACTGGCGGGGTTGAAGCCTTTGCAGCCGAgactaaaatgttttcaagaGTTTCCGTTGACTTGTCTATATCCTCCTTTGAAGATAATGCCGTCGTTAGTTCTATGTGTGAACAGACATACTTTTGATACCTTGGCCAGTTTGTTCTAAAATTTGTGAGTCTATACGGTGGGTCGACGATGTGGGGGCGAGTTAGCATATTTAGAAAAACAGGTGAGTGATCTGATGATAAATCTGCTAGTGCTTCGGCGGTGACCATGTTGCGGGGGACATgtttagtaattgcaaaatcgatcaggtctgggatttttcttgggtctgctggccagtatgtaggcttACCCGGGGATACATAGTCTAGCTTGTTTTCTGGCTTCGTAAGCGCATTGTACAATTGCTTACCCTTTGGCGACACAAGTCGAGATCCCCAATGGGTGTGCTTGGCGTTATAGTCACCCGCTGCGATGAACCTGTCACCTAGTGTGTTAAAGAATTCCATGAATTGATCCTCAGAGATTGGAAAGCGCGGTGGGCAGTAGACTGCGGCTAGAGTCGTTGAACCATTGTTGAGTTGTAAGGCTATGGACGTAGATTGTAAGtagtttttgtcaaaattgttTAAGTGGTGGTGTTTTATGCGATTTCTGATGAGTATTCCAGTGCCTCCATGAGCTTTACCATCTGGATGATTTGTACCATAGAACAAGTATCCTGGtatatgaaaattgtttttatttgtgagGTGCGTTTCTGATAGTAGCATTACGTCGATGTTTTTTTCGTAAATGAACTGTGTGAGCTCTTGTGTATGCCGTGAAACGCCATTTGCGTTCCACAGAGATATCCGTAGGGAAGCCATTATGGGGATTTTGAAGATACAAGAAGTTGAATCAggatattttggtttttcatgAGCTCTTGCAAAGTATTT
Coding sequences:
- the LOC6619278 gene encoding uncharacterized protein LOC6619278 isoform X1; amino-acid sequence: MLLQPLVMHLSQLLRLIVGQYFAELPSILIVYNNSASTTPLQLEYLSALELVLRELSQPIRLQWINVAFLKDLKDLEDQVMGALNSSVTEGFITILSQTQHFIHARYYATRNANVRLKDKRYLFLCEDESPAELLCMDILQFYPHHLMIRPGTKTEAGAVPTGPTTGPQPEDPRRGGGASVNTRNKDDGEGGAGAKTTSSYRDINFELWTQKFVGAVGNLDALLLDAFLPNETFANRVELYPNKLLNLQRRSLLVGSITYVPYTITNYVPAGEGDVDPIHPHLANRSLTFDGAEANVMKTFCQVHNCHLRVEAYGADNWGGIYDNESSDGMLGDIYEQRVEMAIGCIYNWYDGITETSHTIARSSVTILGPAPALCFRPLPSWRTNIMPFNNRTWLMLISTLVICGTFLYFMKYVSYRLRFSGTQVKFHHSRKLEKSMLDIFALFIQQPSAPLSFDRFAPRFFLATILCATITLENIYSGQLKSMLTFPFYSAPVDTIEKWAQTGWKWSAPSIIWVHTVQSSDLETEQILARNFEVHDYSYLSNVSFMPNYGFGIERLSSGSLSVGDYVSKEALENRIVLHDDLYFDYTRAVSIRGWILMPELNKHIRTCQETGLYFHWELEFIDKYMDKKKQEVLMDLANGHKVKAAPRALDVRNIAGALFVLAFGVAFAGCALVVELLIHRMDLSK
- the LOC6619278 gene encoding uncharacterized protein LOC6619278 isoform X2 — protein: MLLQPLVMHLSQLLRLIVGQYFAELPSILIVYNNSASTTPLQLEYLSALELVLRELSQPIRLQWINVAFLKDLKDLEDQVMGALNSSVTEGFITILSQTQHFIHARYYATRNANVRLKDKRYLFLCEDESPAELLCMDILQFYPHHLMIRPGTKTEAGAVPTGPTTGPQPEDPRRGGGASVNTRNKDDGEGGAGAKTTSSYRDINFELWTQKFVGAVGNLDALLLDAFLPNETFANRVELYPNKLLNLQRRSLLVGSITYVPYTITNYVPAGEGDVDPIHPHLANRSLTFDGAEANVMKTFCQVHNCHLRVEAYGADNWGGIYDNESSDGMLGDIYEQRVEMAIGCIYNWYDGITETSHTIARSSVTILGPAPAPLPSWRTNIMPFNNRTWLMLISTLVICGTFLYFMKYVSYRLRFSGTQVKFHHSRKLEKSMLDIFALFIQQPSAPLSFDRFAPRFFLATILCATITLENIYSGQLKSMLTFPFYSAPVDTIEKWAQTGWKWSAPSIIWVHTVQSSDLETEQILARNFEVHDYSYLSNVSFMPNYGFGIERLSSGSLSVGDYVSKEALENRIVLHDDLYFDYTRAVSIRGWILMPELNKHIRTCQETGLYFHWELEFIDKYMDKKKQEVLMDLANGHKVKAAPRALDVRNIAGALFVLAFGVAFAGCALVVELLIHRMDLSK